A window of Variovorax paradoxus genomic DNA:
CAGCAACAAACGGCGCATCGACTCAAAGCAGCCAAGGTTGGATTTTCTTTTTCAAAGCGATCGGACAAAAACCAGAGTTCACGTCTACTCGACCTCCGCAATTCGTCACCGCTATCTGTGCCAAAACTGGATATTGCCGTCAAAAGATGCTTGGAGATAAAAACCAACTGCATCGATGGAACAGTGCTGTCAAAGTGACGAGCCAAGATGCACTTGCGCAGAAATTCCGCATACATCTTCATCATGCGAGCCGAAGAAACCTGAGCAGCCATTAGCTGATCTTCGATAACGTCGAGTGCTTTCTCTTCATCTTCGCTGTACGGCCCTGGCATTTTTATTTCTCACAAACATCTTATCAATCAAGGACGATTTGACAGAATTAGCAAAACAACAACAAATTCACCGTTCCTGACAGAACTCGGCGCGGCCATCTTCGATTGAAAGTTTCACGCAATGGCTACAGTGCGCCTCAATACGAATGGAGTAAATTTTCTCCAAAAAAATCAATCGAAAGCCCCATTTTTAAAATGCATATGCTCTTGCGCTGCGCTCGAAAATCCCTCTATAAATTTCGGCATTAGATCTTTTTTTGATCTCACCTTGAAATTACCACTTTCAATCGCCCAGTCATAAATAGAAATCCCCACTGGATATTTAGTCAAAACACCAGTCAGCCGATACTTCTCAATCCATTCCAAAGCGTCCTCTTGGATCGCAAAAACCGCAGAAGGGAACTTTGCGTCCAGCCCATTAAAAACCCAAACCTCCTTCATTTCAGCCATCTAGATCCTTTGGAAAATTAACATATCGACGCCGCTGTTGGATTTCATCCTGTCGACAGACGATGTACGCCCTATAGGCCAGGCAGTTTTTCGAAATTTCCTCCAAGCAAAATCTTCTTCATTGCTTCCTCCACGGTTTTCCCTATTCTGCAAAAATAATCGTCGTATCCACCATAAAAGCCACCCCGATCACCGATCAAATAATTCAAATGCCCAGAATACCCTTGGCCAACTGGAATTAATCGCTCCATTGCAAGCCCCTCGTAATCCTCAACCACCCAAGCTCGATCCAAGCGTCGCGTTGCAGCAGAAGGGTCAAAATAACTCTCATCAAAAGCACCTCCGGCATACGCAGGGTGCGCTAATCTTATTTCTCCAAAAGACGCAGAAAAATCCAAGGCCTGCTGGAATACCTTGTAGCCATCCCTCTTCCAATCAGAGGCATACTGATTTGTTCTTGCCTTTCGCATCGAACTCCACCCAGAGCGCTCCAAAATTGAAATCAATTCGCCATTAAATTGATAGCTCATCAACTCACCTCTTGCCCGCCAAGACTTTAAAATTTCCAAAGGTTACAGAACAATTTCTGCAGCACGGCATTGGCGCTCCAGATTTTGTATAAACAGTTGCCACATCGAGATCAACGATCGACGACCCACCTTTTATCGCCTTGTTTGCGGCATCAATTTCCGCGCAGTTATGAGTGTCCCAAGACTCACCCCCAACTTAGCGCTGAATTGGAAGGCTTTGCCCCACTGGTGCCGGTGTATACCTTTCCGGTTCTGCGGTTTACCATCGCGCACGTTGCCGTAGGTAGTTTTCCACCTGCTGCCCTGAGCCTTGCGGCTTCTTGCTTCGCTTTTTCAAGTGCGTCAGGACATCCTTTTGACCGCTGAAGCCCTAACGAATCGACCCACGTACGGGTCGTAGTACCGATACCGGTTGTAATGCAGCCCCGTCTCGTCGTCCCAATACTGCCCCTGGAAGCGGATAGGGTTCCGGAAGCCAGCCCTCCTGCCCGCCTCACTGATCGCCTGCCTCGCCTCCCCCCAAGCCTTGTAGCTCCCGACCAGGCAACAGGCCCCTCGCAATCCGTCAGCTCCTACGGCGTACCCAGGTGATCGCATTGCTAGAAAGAAATCTCTTCCTTGCGGAACGGCGCGGATGTTCGGCTCTGTTCCCCATTCCATAACAGCTACTGCTCAATGTTGTAGTGCCCACCGTGGGCATTAATCACCGCGTTCTTCTATTTCCCCTTTCGTCCGCCTCATTTCAATCTGAATTTCGCAACACGTGCAACATCCTCATCTTCATCATTGGCAAGATTCCCCACCATGACAAGAGGAGTTTTTTTATTTGCCGCAATCTTCCTTCGAACTAACGAGCTAGAATCTTTCGACAGCAACTTGAAAATATCTGATGGCAAATTTCTTTTTTCCGCCAAAATTGATCGCACAATCTCGTCCCCATGAATGGCTAAAACCCATCACCGCGACTGAAATTGTTATATTTTGCGCCACATCAATTTTTCGAGATTGAAAATTCAAAATCAACTCTTCCCACACGCCAAAAGGCGCCTCATCCCGAAGCGATCGGGCAATACCTGATTCGTCCCTCGAATCACACAATGCCATAAACTCACTCACAGAATTGATCATGAATTTCCGTTCTTGCGCTTCAATTATTTTAAATCAATGATCCTGCCCGCATTACCTTTATGTTTCCCCATTCGATCTCCAAATTCATATAAATCATAGACCGCAAATCGATAGGATTACGAATTCCGATATGTGTTTTCATCGAATCCATTGACACAAACTCGCGATCATTAAGCTGATTACCAAGTGGCAATTTGGAGAATTTCCTTATCGGTTCCATGCAATTCTGGATTTCCTGCATAAACATCCAAAACGATACCGTGCTCAAGCTTTTCGGAGACCAATGAAAAATAATCTGGCTCAGCAATTTTTCCTCGCACCAAATTGAGAAGCGGATGTATTTTTTTTGCATCAACCTTAATCGCGGGATACTTTGTATAAGTAAAACCATTTTGAGGCAAAAGGCCAGGAAGAATTAAAAAATACGCCTCATCTTGATTTATCGAGAAATTCAGCAAGTACTCAAACAAACGTTCCCTTCCCTGCACTTCCGAATTATTTTTAGAATTTGCGATGTCGCTTATTTTCTGCAGGAGAATTGAAGATTCAGGAAATTCAATCACACCCAAAGCAAAACTTGGATCGAGAGATAATCTCTCAAAATTCATCCTCTGCATAAGAGCAAATTTTTTCTCCTGAGTTTTTGTCAGATTAAACTCGATCATTTGTGCTCCACTACAGATCCGTTTGCTTGATATTTCCATGCACCATTGGAAAACGTGGATGGCAACCCATTTGAATCGATGGTTTTTGCTTCGGCTGCATGCCAATGAGCACAAGCGTGGTCGCTATCGGGTTCGTGATGTGAGACGACCATTGTTCGCTCTCTGCCGCCTTCACCAGTGGTCTTATACAGATATTGCTCGAATCCCGAAGTTGTCTTGGGTGGAGTGCGTTGAGCAAACGGCATAGAAGACGTTGCTATACCGGCACGACGCATGACCTCTCGACGAGCGTCCTTCGAAGATCTTGTGGCTGTGCATTTCTTAGGCTCAGCCGGCAGCGGAGAAGGTTTAGGAATTCTTTTGCGCGCTAGCCCCACCGAATCCACTTAATCCACTGGTTTCGGCGCGTACTGGCACAAGTTGATTTCGCCGACCAACCCGATAGGATCATCTGAGACAAATCGCCCACTCTGCGGGTCGTAGTACCGATACCGGTTGTAGTGCAGCCCGTCTTTTCATCCAATGCAGATTCAGGCGGCCGAATAAGCCGATCGGATCGCGGGAAATGAAGCGACCACAGCTGGGCCATAAGGTCATCGACCGAGGCCTTCCTGGTTACGCGCCACCAAGAAGAATCCTCTTCTATTTCGAATAATCCAAGCCGTTGGGCCCGATTTCATCAATCAAAACAAAATCTTTTGCATCCACCAAAGATGGAGTTGTTTTTGTTAACGCAAAAAGCATATCTTTCAAATAATTTCGCCTATCTATTACGCGATTAAGAGGAAGATCGTGAGGAATCGCACTCCGCCACAACTGGTCGTCGGAGCAGTTAATCAAAATGAAATTAATTCCATTGATTATGTTTTCTTTTGAAATTGGGCCGAATTTTGAAAAGCTACGCCCCATCTCTTCAAAAAGAATCTTTCTATTGGCATCCAAATTAATATCAAACCCTTCCAACTCCTCATCGCTCTTGCCAAACAAAAAATCATAAACTCCACGCAGATAATTCAAATTCAACGATTTCATAACTGCGGATACGCCGTATATACATCTCCAGAATTATTTCTGCGAACTGTGACGCGCGATGTAGTGATGGGACATCCTCCACCGCTACGATAGCCTTCACCAATAGTTCTTCCCATATCGAATGTGGCACTGTTTTGACCAGAGGCATTCATTGCAGACCGCCCTTTCTGAATAGCATCCAATTGATCGGTATTCCTAATAAATCTTGTTGAATCAGGACCGTGAGTTTGCGGAATTTTGCATGGATTATCGGGAGGCACGCCAGTCATAGCACGCCTTTCCTGCTCCGGCATTGTTGTGTGAGCGCCATGCCGAGAGTAAGCATGCCCTCCCGTTGCAGCATCATTGTCAGCAAGAATTTTCCCCGCTCTGCGATTAGCCCGATTTCCCTGCAATCCTAGTGGATCAATAAATTCCACTGGATTTGGGGCATAAAAAAGTGCGTTCACTCCTCCCTTCAGGCCAATAGGATCCTTTGATATGAACCTTCCCGCAAGAGGGTCGTAGTACCGGTACCGGTTGTAATGCAGCCCCGTCTCGTCATCCCAATACTGCCCCTGGAAGCGGATAGGGTTCCGGAAGCCAGCCCTCCTGCCCGCCTCACTGATCGCCTGCCTCGCCTCCCCCCAAGCCTTGTAGCTCGCCGACCAGGCCACACGCCCCTCGTGATCCGTCAGCTCCTGCGGCGTACCCAGGTGATCGCACTGGTAGAAGGCGATCTCTTCCTTGCCGAACGGCGCGGGTGTCCGGCTCTGCTCCCCATTCCATAGAGGGTCCTGCTCGATGTCGTAGCGTCCGCCGTTGTCCGCGATCAGCGCCTTCACGTCGGTGGTCTCGCTCAATGCAACGGCCTGGGCCTGCCTGATCTGCATCAGGGGCACGAACGAACCGGGTTCGTGGATGTAGTGGACGCTGTCGCCGCGCCACATCTGTTCCTGTCGCGCTTCCGTGCTTTGCGTGCTTTCGAACGCCAGCGTGTCGCCGTCCCAGCCGAACAAGGTGCAGGCATGCCCCGTGCGCTTGGCGATACGGCGGCCCAGCGGGTCGTAGCTGAAGCTCGTGGTCTCGCCGAAGGTTTCGGCGCTGCGCATGCGGTTGTAGCCGTCCCAGGTGAATACCGTCTTTTCACCGTTGCGGCTGCGCTCGACAAGATTGCCGCGCTCGTCCCACTTGTAGTGGGTGCCGGCATAGTCCTTCAGCAGGTTGTCCATGAGCCGGCCGGCCATGCTGCGGCCGTCACCCCCCAGGCGAACGGCAACGCGGTTGGTGATGCGGCCTGCTGCTGCCTGTGCATCGCCTTCCGTGTCTGAAGAAGGGTGGCCGATGTTCCCTGCAGGATCGAATGCGAAGGTCTCGCGCCCCAGGCGGCTGTTGGCTTCGAGCAGGCGTCCCACCGGGTCGTAGCGGTAGCTCAGGTTGCCTCGGCGGCTGTCGCCGATGGCCACCAGTTGTCCCGCCTTGTCGTACGCATAGCTGCGGCGAATGCCGCCGAGGGACTCGATCGCGCCGGGCCGGGTCTGCGAGATCTGCTGTTCGAGCAGGCGGCCGGCCGGGTCGTAGCGCTGCTTTTGCGTCAGGCCGTTGCCCTGTTCGCGCGTGATCTCGCGGTGCAGGTCGTCGCGCTCGAAGCCCAGCACGTCCTGCCCGTCGATGAGTAGTCCGTGCACGTGGCCGGAGCCGTAGGTCAGCCATTGCGTGATGTGTCCGTCGGGGCGGATGGTGGTCACGCGCTGGTTGAGTTCGTCGTAGCCGTGGCGCCAGACCGCCGTGCGTGAGCTCTCCAGGTAGTGCTGGTGTTCGCGCACGAGGTTGCCCGCGCGGTCGTAGAACCATTGAAGCCGGGCGTCGCTGTTGGAGGCCTCGACCAGCCGTCCATTGCCGTCGTAGGCGAAGCGTTCCGCCTCGCCGCCGGCCCGGCGCTCGCCGAGGCGGCCAAGCGCGTCGAACTCGAGCGTGGTGCCCTGGCCCGCTTCGATCACCTCGGCCAGCACGCCGGTGGTCGGCTCGTAGCGGTACTGCGTGGACTTCTTGTCGAAGCCGACTTCTTCGAGCAGCCTGCCCACGGGGTCGTAGCTGAAGTCGTAACGGCTGCCGTTCTCGTTGTGCAGTTCGGTGAGCCGGCCCATCAGGTCCCAGTGGTAGCGCAGCGTATGGCCGGCGGCATCGACGCGCCCCGCGACCAGGCCGGCGCGGGTGTAGCTGTAGCGCGTGCGGCGCCCCAGCGCATCGGTGTGGCACAGCAGGCGGCCTTCGGCGTCGTGCGCGAAATGCTCGCGCGTGTCGTCGGGCAGCACGATTTCTTCGAGCTGGCCGCCCGAGTTCGACACCAACCGCGCTAAGTGCTTGATTTGTATGGGCCAAGACTCTCGGCTGCCACTACAGCAGGCTCAATTGGGTGTCTTGCTGGGGTTTTTTGATCTTCAGTGCGGCCAGCACATCGGTCTGGCGTTGGACGATGGAAGAGACGCCCGCAATGGGCGCGGCATTGTTGATGCTCACACGGTGGCGCTGAATTCGCCGCAAGTCCGCCAGGGCAGCCTCCGGTGACAAATCGCTGCCACTCATCTTCAGGCGCTGGCGCATCACGCGGTACAGGATCAGGGCCAGCATGCAAATGCTCGCATGCGCCTTGATGCGCTCGGGCAGGCGGTGGAACACCGGCGCAATCTCGATCTCCGACTTCAGCACCCGAAATCCCCGTTCGATGTCTGCCAGTGCCTTGTAGCGCTGCACCACCTCTTTGGGTGTCAAGTCCGCCACGTTGGTCACCAGCAGCAGCTTGCCATCCATCGCCTGGGCGCGGGCCAGAGCTGCCTGGTCGATGTCATACGTGAACAGATCGGCATGCAAATCGACCTTGATGATGCGCTTGAGGTGCGCCTCGCTCACCTCATGGAAGAAGCGTGCCGTCACACCCGCATCAGACAGCTTTCTACCCCGGTGTGCCTTGCCTGCATCTTGCGAATCGAGCTTGCCCACCAGCTGGTCGGCGCGCTGGCGCAATTGGTCAATGCGCGCCTGACGACTGGCAGTCTGCTCGGCCGCCTGCTGCGGGTTATGGGCCGCCACCAGACGAAGACCCTGCCATTGCGCCTCATCGATAGTCTCTTCTGTCGTTTCTTGCTCTGATGCGCGGGCTCGGGCTCGGGCGTTGATCGGCTCCAGTATGTCTGCGAACTCGCCATAGCGCCGCCCCGGCACTGCCAGGATGAACTCCAGCGCTTGATCGGTTGATCCGCTGGCCCCACCCGACAAGCGCAACTCGGACAAGGCCTCTATGTTGTCCAGCGAAAGCAGCCCACGGTCAGCCACCACCACCAGGCGGCGGATGTGCGGGTAACGCGCCATCACCTTCTTCAAGGTCGGCTCCAACGTCGGTGCCTCGGCTGTGTTGCCCGCAAACACCTCGTGATAGATAGGCATGCCGTCGGCTGTTTGCACCACGCCGAGCATGAATTGGCGCACCACCATGCCTTCCTTGGACATCCCATAGCGGCGCACGTCACCCTCTTGCTGGCTCAGTCCTTGGGCGCGGATGGTGGTCAGGTCGTAGAACACCACCGACAGATCCTCATCAATCAGCGGGCGCAAAAGGCCCGCCACGCATTCATCCACCGCGTCCTGGTGGTCCATGAGCGCATCCATGCTGCGCAGCAGTTGCTGGTGGGTGAGTGCCTCTGCATCGATACCCGGCATGCTGACGGTTTGCAGCCAGCGCAGCACCCGAGCTTGGAGTCGGGGTCGCACAGCCGGTTAAAGACCATCACCCGCAGGGCATGCTCGATGGGGTTGGTAAAGCGTGCGCGGCGAAAGACAGCAGCCAAGCCATCGAAACCCAACTCGTGCCAGAGTTGATCCAGCGCCCAGACATCGCCCAGGGCCAGTGCGGATTCAAAACGCACCTGGGGAACGGATGTCTCACTCAGTGAGCGACCCTTGGCGCGAAGCAGACCGCCCAGCAGTGAGTCGACTTGTCCATCTGTTTCGTCCACCCGCCCGATGGTGGCCAGCGTGCGCTGGCGGGGTTTGCCGTGTTCGTCTCGGAAGGACTCCACCAACTGGGCGTAGGTGTGGCCGCCTGAGCGGGTGAGCTTGATGAACATAGAAGAAGTGTAGCAAAAAAATACGGGCAATTGCCAACACATCAGCAATAAAACATTGCCACTACATAAAAATCAAAACGCCTCAGCTAAGTGCTTGATTCATATGGCACCGGTCCGCGAAAACATCGGAAAACGGCGGTTTGGTGTCGAACTCGGGTGGCCGGGGTGGTTGCCGTCGCCTTGCGTCGCGGTCTCCACGACGGGGGTGTAGCGGTAGCGGGTGGCATTGCCGGCCGCGTCGACGGCTTTGACGAGGCGCCCGCGGCCATCGTATGCCCACAGGCTGGTCTTGCCGGAGCAGTCGGTGTAGCTGGCGAGCTGGCCGGCTGGCATGTACTCGAGCGTCTTCGAGCCGCCTTTCGCATCGGTGATGCGCACCGGCCGGCCGGCCTCGTCGTAGGCGTAGCCGGTCTTGTGGCCGAGCGGGTCGGTCTCTTCGACCAGATTGCCCTGGGCGTCGTGCTCGCGCTTCCAGACGCCGCCTTCGGCATCGAGGATGCCCGTGACGCGGTGGCGCGCGTCGTACTCGTAGTGGATGCTGCTGCCATCCGCGCGGATGTGCGTCTTCAGGTTGCCCTTGGCGTCGTAGACGTAGTCGTCGGTGGTTCCATCGGTGTGGATGTGGCGCGTGATGTTCTTGGCGTCGTCGCGCAGGAACCATTCCTCGAGCTTGTCCGGATGGATGATCCGGTAGGTGTAGCCCAGCACGTCGTAGTAATACCAGGTCTCGCCGCCGGCGGCGTCCGTCAGGTAGGTGAGGCGGATGTTGCGGTCCCACTCTAGCGTGAGCGCGAAGCTACCGTCGTCGGACCATTCGCGCACGGCCTTGGCGTCGACGCCGGTGCCGTCGTACTGCAGGTTCATGCCGCGGCCAGTGCGGTCGGCGTAGCGGGTCACGAGGTGATGGCTGTAGCTGTACTGCCAGGCGGCGCCGTTCTCGTCCTGCGCGGTGACGAGGTCGCCTTCGCCGTCGTGCGTGTAGGCCGCCAGCTGACGAACCACCTGCCCGCCCTTCAGCTCCCACAGCGACTTGATCAGGCCGGTGCTGGCATCCGGCTGCGTGCCGACGTGGGCGATGACGACCTCGCCCTGCTTGCTGACGATGTCGCTGAGCACCTGCTCGCCGGTCGCGGCAATCACGTGGTCGTAGCGCAGGCCGATGGCGGCGCCGCCCACCGTGTGCTGCGCCACCAGCCGGAAGTGCTGCTTGCCCTGCGACGCGGCCTTGGCGGGCACGGTGTCCACCAGTTCATAGGTCTCGCGCCAGTCGGCAGACTCGCCGGCCGGCACGGGCTTGCCGAAGTCCGCCACCAGCAGGCGTTCGCTCAGGCGCGTGAGCGTCATCTCCTCGATCGGGTCGTGATGGCTCTGGCCCACGGCCAGCAACGGGAAGGCGTGGCCGCGGCCGTCGATACCGTGATAGATCAGGCTCATGCGGCCTTGGCGACGACCCTTGAGGGCCTTGGCAATGTCCACGCGCGTGCTGTACGGCGTGACCCAGCGCGCGCCGAGGCTGCCCTGGTCGAAGGCGCCGAGATTGCTGCGGTAGGTACGCGTCCAGTCGATGGGCAGCGGCGCCGCCAGCGAGAAGTCGGTGTGGCTGAAGCTCTCGCAGCCGGTGGCCAGGCTGATGGCGCCGCCGGCGGCGCCCGTCGCGCAGCTCTTGCAACCCGGATCGCCGCTGGCGGGGGCCTGGGCGGTCGTTGCGCCCTGCTCGCCGCCGGGCTTCTTGTCCTGCACCTTCGCCCCGTTGGTTGCCGAAAGGGTCGCGCCATGCTTTCCCTTTCGCTTGAGCAGCGCATCCTTGAGGATCTTGATCATCCACTTGATGCCGTACTGCAGGCTCTCGTCGCCCAGCCGCATGATCTGCTGGCGCGCCAGGCCCTTGATGTCGGTCAGGCTGGAGACGGCGTCCCGAATCAGCACCTTGGCGCTGTCGGGCAATGCGTAGTGGCTCGCGGTTGCGGCGACGTAGTTGGCGGACTTCTTCGCGGCCTCGGCGGCGGCCGCCATCATGCGGCTCCAGGTGCTCTGGGTATTCGGGTCGTAGGTGTTTTTCTCGGCCACGGCGCCGGTCGTGAACACGGGCTTCTCGCCCAGCGCCACCTGCAGCGCACCAATCAGCGCATCGGCAATGCCATCGACCTTTTCCGCGCACGACTTCAGGAAGCCGTCGAGGTAGCCGAGCGCCTCGTCCACGAACTTGTCGAGCGTGCCGGCGATGGTGTCGTTCAGGTGGGTGATGACCACGGCCATGAACGCCTCGCCGAGGTTGGGCACGACGCTCTTGGCTGATTTGGCGATCTCCTGCTTGAGCAGATGCAGCATCGGCCGCAGGCTCATGCGCGCCGCGCCGGTGGCGGGCGGGAATGGAATGACGCCCAGCAGGTTGATCGCCAGGCTCACCCACTGCAGCACGTCGGAGTAGGCCTTCTTCGTGACCATCTCGACGATGTCCCACACCGCGTCGATGAGCGCCATGATGTTGCCGATGATCGGCAGGCTGCCCGCGAAGGTTGTCAGCACGTTGAGCGTGACGTAGTCGTTGGTGAGCTTGCGCAGCCACCTGTCGATCTTGGCGGCGCCTGCGCCGATGTCTTCCACACCGATGGTGTTGAGCGGCGCCACCGCGACCTGGCGCTCGCGCTCCTTGGCTTGCGCGCCTTGCGCGTCATTGTTCTGTGGGGGCTGGTCAGCCATGCGCGAATCTCTCCCTTGATTTCTTGTGCTTGTCGAGCGGCGCTGGCGGTATCAGCCAGCAAAGCCCGGCGTCTGGCCCGGCAGCAGCGCTGGCAGCCTGGGCACCATGGCGCCCACGGTCTGCGCGGCCATGCCGGTGGCGGTCTGGCCGACCTGCCCGAGCAGCGTCTTGGCACCGCCCTGCTGGATGGCTTGCACGGCGCCGACGGCTTGCTGCGCCGTGCCCGCGGCCTGCCCGACCTGGTTCACGAGGCCGCCTGCCTTGCCCAGCGCACCGCCGGCCTGGCCAAGCAGGCCAAGGCCGCTGCTCGCAGCACCACCCAGGCTGCCGAGCGAGCCGACTGCATCGGCACCAGCGCTCGCGAGCCCCGCCATCGAACCGCCGCCAGGGCCGCCCAGGAAACTGCTCCCGCCGCCCTGCGAGTCAAGCGCCTTGTCGCCCGCCGGCCGCGCGGGCCAACGGTTGGCCTCGCCGAAATAGCTGCCCTTGTCCCACGGGTCGCTCGGGTCGCCGCCGAACGCGACCTTGGCTTGCCCGAGCGGCAGGCCGGACAGCGAGGCAAAGCCGTTGGCATCGAGCTTGCCGGTGTGCGTTGCGCCTTCGGAGTCCACCACGGTGTAGTCGCCCTGCTTCACGCCCTGGCGCTTGGCACCGTCCGCCTTGACGTACTGGTGGTACAGGTCGAGCTGCCCGCGCGGCAGCTGCGGCGGCTGCGGCAATCGCGGTTGCCCGTCGCTCTTCGGACCCACCATCGAATGCGACGACGCATGCGCGCGCCACAAGCCGCCGGTCCCGCTCTCGATACCGCCCGCGTTCCAGCGCGTGTAGCTGCTGCCGCCGTTGATCAGCACTTCTTCCTTGGCGGTGATAGTGATGCGGTTGGCCTCAAGCTTGATGTTCAGCTTGGCCAGAGCGTTGATGCTGTCCTTGAGCGCGGTGATGTCGATGTCGGCGGCAGCCGCCGCCATGCGGATGCCGTTGTTGAACGCGACCATGCGCACCGCGTCCTTGGCGCTCACCAGGAAGCTCTTGCCCGTGGCAAAACTCGCGTGCGCGCCGCTGCTCACGGCCGTGTGCTCCACGCTCACGATGTGGGTGGACGCCTGCGCCGTGCTCTGGATGCCGGCCGGGCTGGCCAGCGTGAGATGCGGCTCCTGGAACTCGGGGAACTCGCCCTGCTCCCTGTTGCCGCCCTGGCCCTTGATGGCGTCGATCTGCTCCTTCAGGCCACGCGCCACGTCGTCCTGGTCGCCGGCCTGGTGCGCATTGGCGTTGCGCGCGGATTCGCCCAGGCTCTCGTGCAGGTCGCGCCCCTGGGTGAGCCGCGCCACGGTCTCACCCATGTCTGTGGTGTGGGCCTGCGCGTTGGCGCGCGCTTCGGTGGTGACGAGCAGGCCCTTGGCCGCGCGCACCGCGCCATGTCCGTCGGTGCGCAGCTCGAAGCCCTGGCCCCGCGCATCCTTGCGCCCCGCGGTGTCTTCGATACGCCCGATGTGCCCCACGCTCAGTTGGCTGGACTGGTGGTCGCTGCGCAGCTGCGCCTGGATCTTGCCCTGCGTGTCGTCCAGCACCAGGTGATTGCCGCGCCCGCCGCCCAGCTCGCGGCTGCGGATGCCTGACAGGTGCTTCTGCCCCGGCAGCTCCCAGGCCGGCATGGTGTCGGCGTTGTGCACGCAGCCCGTGACGATGGGGTAGTCAGGGTCGCCGTTCAGGAAGTCGACGATCACCTCCATGCCGATGCGCGGCACCGAGGTCATGCCGAAGGTGGCACCAGCCCACGCGGTCGACACGCGCACCCAGCAGCTGGAGTTCTCGTTTTCCTTGCCGATGCGGTCCCAGTGGAACTGCACCTTGATGCGCCCGTATTGGTCGGTCCAGATCTGCTCGCCCGCCGGGCCGACCACCATCGCGGTCTGCGGGCCACGCGTGCGCGGCTTGGGCGTGGTGCGCGCGGGGCGCCAGGGGTAGCTGGTGGGTTGCGCATCGAACGCGAAGCGTTGCACCGAACCCTCGGTGCCTTCCGCGCCTTCGCTGGCCTGCAGGTTCTCTTGCAGGTGGTAGCTCACGCTCACCAGCAGGTATTGCCGGTTCTGGTCTGCCTTCGGATGGCCGGTGAGCCGCAACGTGTGGCCGGTGGCCA
This region includes:
- a CDS encoding type VI secretion system Vgr family protein, whose product is MSRRVSIQTPAGDALQFHQLVGREALSQLYAFDIDLLGSSNGIDAKALLGKAATVSVETEGGVRYLGGIATRFGLQQEDARHSFYRLRMRPWLWLATLRSDFRIFQAKSVPDILTEVLGPYGYPVEQKLSRADYRRWDYCVQYHESDFDFVSRLCELEGIYYYFRHEQSQHVLVFADDMAGSHSPLPGGEEVRYHPLEKSGMGQRERIYAWEIAEEVRPGHHYNDDYDFEKPKAELSHLRQMPPGHDHDSYENYEWPGGFVQHGDGETYARIRNEEQLSQRNRVTGRANLRELATGHTLRLTGHPKADQNRQYLLVSVSYHLQENLQASEGAEGTEGSVQRFAFDAQPTSYPWRPARTTPKPRTRGPQTAMVVGPAGEQIWTDQYGRIKVQFHWDRIGKENENSSCWVRVSTAWAGATFGMTSVPRIGMEVIVDFLNGDPDYPIVTGCVHNADTMPAWELPGQKHLSGIRSRELGGGRGNHLVLDDTQGKIQAQLRSDHQSSQLSVGHIGRIEDTAGRKDARGQGFELRTDGHGAVRAAKGLLVTTEARANAQAHTTDMGETVARLTQGRDLHESLGESARNANAHQAGDQDDVARGLKEQIDAIKGQGGNREQGEFPEFQEPHLTLASPAGIQSTAQASTHIVSVEHTAVSSGAHASFATGKSFLVSAKDAVRMVAFNNGIRMAAAAADIDITALKDSINALAKLNIKLEANRITITAKEEVLINGGSSYTRWNAGGIESGTGGLWRAHASSHSMVGPKSDGQPRLPQPPQLPRGQLDLYHQYVKADGAKRQGVKQGDYTVVDSEGATHTGKLDANGFASLSGLPLGQAKVAFGGDPSDPWDKGSYFGEANRWPARPAGDKALDSQGGGSSFLGGPGGGSMAGLASAGADAVGSLGSLGGAASSGLGLLGQAGGALGKAGGLVNQVGQAAGTAQQAVGAVQAIQQGGAKTLLGQVGQTATGMAAQTVGAMVPRLPALLPGQTPGFAG